In Hevea brasiliensis isolate MT/VB/25A 57/8 chromosome 13, ASM3005281v1, whole genome shotgun sequence, a single genomic region encodes these proteins:
- the LOC131171925 gene encoding tetrahydroberberine oxidase-like, whose product MGFSCSRFPSMFPFLFVLLLSFSWATSAHTHEDFLECLRLQSEDSASISKLIYTPINSSYLSVLQFSIQNRRFNTTTTPKPLVIVTPLNVSHVQAAVSCSQKHGMHIRVRSGGHDYEGLSYVSVLPFVIIDLINLQSVTVDATNNTAWVEAGATNGKLYYSIAQKSRTLGFPAGVCPTVGLGGHISGGGYGLLLRKYGLAADNVIDAQLIDVNGRILDRASMGEDLFWAIRGGGGNTFGIVVAWKVNLVPVPATVTVFTVEKTLEQNATQLVNRWQYVADKLHEDLFIRVILERVNSSNQQGKTTIRAAFNSLFLGGVDRLLPLMQESFPELGLAKDDCTEMSWIESTLYFAGFSRNTSLEILLNRTQPSVRFFKAKSDYVKEPMPEVALEGIWESLFQLEVGSGQLIFSPYGGRMSEISESSIPFPHRAGNLYKIQHLAYWDEEGIEESNRHISWIRRLYSFLAPYVSKNPRLAYINYRDLDIGINNQGNTSYKQASIWGIKYFKSNFDRLVHVKTQVDPSNFFRNEQSIPPFSA is encoded by the coding sequence ATGGGTTTTTCCTGTTCAAGATTTCCTTCAATGTTTCCATTTCTTTTTGTTCTTCTGTTGTCTTTCTCATGGGCAACTTCAGCTCATACCCATGAAGATTTTCTTGAATGTCTTCGTCTTCAATCTGAAGACTCTGCGTCTATTTCCAAGCTCATTTACACTCCAATCAATTCCTCCTATTTGTCTGTCTtgcagttctcaatccaaaaccgTAGGTTCAACACGACCACAACCCCAAAACCTCTTGTTATTGTCACCCCTTTGAATGTTTCCCACGTCCAAGCTGCCGTCTCTTGTTCTCAGAAGCATGGTATGCACATTAGAGTTCGAAGCGGTGGCCATGACTATGAAGGTCTTTCCTACGTTTCTGTACTCCCATTTGTCATTATTGATCTCATCAATCTTCAGTCTGTCACTGTTGATGCAACCAACAACACTGCATGGGTTGAAGCTGGTGCAACTAATGGCAAACTTTACTATTCAATTGCTCAGAAAAGTAGAACTCTTGGATTTCCGGCAGGCGTTTGCCCTACCGTAGGTCTTGGAGGGCACATTAGCGGTGGAGGATATGGCTTGTTGTTGCGTAAATATGGCCTTGCAGCAGATAATGTAATTGACGCCCAGTTGATTGATGTTAATGGTAGAATCCTCGATAGAGCTTCAATGGGTGAAGATCTTTTCTGGGCCATTAGAGGAGGTGGAGGAAATACCTTTGGAATTGTTGTTGCATGGAAAGTAAACTTGGTTCCAGTTCCAGCTACCGTGACTGTGTTCACAGTGGAAAAAACCTTGGAACAGAATGCAACCCAACTTGTCAATCGGTGGCAGTATGTGGCAGATAAGCTTCATGAAGATTTGTTCATCCGAGTTATCCTAGAAAGGGTTAATTCTAGCAATCAACAAGGAAAAACAACAATAAGAGCCGCatttaattctttgtttcttggtGGAGTCGATAGACTTCTTCCACTGATGCAAGAGAGCTTTCCTGAACTGGGTTTGGCGAAAGACGATTGCACTGAAATGAGCTGGATCGAATCCACCCTCTACTTCGCTGGATTCTCAAGAAATACATCCCTGGAGATTTTGCTTAACAGGACTCAACCATCAGTGAGGTTTTTCAAAGCAAAATCTGACTATGTGAAGGAACCTATGCCTGAGGTTGCATTGGAAGGCATATGGGAAAGTCTGTTCCAATTAGAAGTGGGTTCAGGTCAGTTGATCTTTAGTCCTTATGGAGGAAGAATGAGTGAAATTTCAGAGTCCAGCATTCCATTTCCACATAGAGCTGGGAATTTATACAAAATTCAGCACTTGGCTTATTGGGATGAAGaaggaattgaggaatcaaataggCACATAAGTTGGATCAGAAGGCTTTACAGTTTCCTGGCTCCCTATGTTTCAAAAAATCCAAGATTAGCATACATCAACTACAGGGATCTTGACATTGGGATCAATAACCAGGGAAACACAAGTTACAAGCAAGCAAGCATTTGGGGTATCAAGTATTTCAAGAGTAACTTTGACAGGTTGGTCCATGTCAAGACCCAAGTTGATCCTTCTAATTTCTTCAGAAACGAACAAAGCATCCCACCTTTCTCAGCTTGA